One window of Vitis riparia cultivar Riparia Gloire de Montpellier isolate 1030 chromosome 5, EGFV_Vit.rip_1.0, whole genome shotgun sequence genomic DNA carries:
- the LOC117914736 gene encoding probable serine/threonine-protein kinase WNK9 isoform X2, with product MNCVTELEPDYSEFVEVDPTGRYGRYNEILGKGASKTVYKAFDEYEGIEVAWNQVKLNDFLQSPEELERLYCEIHLLKTLKHNNIMKFYTSWVDPANRNINFVTEMFTSGTLRQYRLKHRRVNIRAVKHWCRQILRGLLYLHNHKPPVIHRDLKCDNIFVNGNQGEVKIGDLGLAAILRKSHAAHCVGKFVIVFFSFSTFSLSGTPEFMAPEVYEEEYNELVDIYSFGMCILEMVTFEYPYSECTHPAQIYKKVISGKKPDALYKVKDPEVRQFVEKCLATVTLRLSARELLKDPFLQSDDYGSDLRPIEYQRDLGEVGPLPRLPHYGIHHSYSSLMNEYSGYPDFEPENGLDCHPVEFERNEIDLFTYQEDEDLENVDISIEGRKRDDHGIFLRLRISDKEGRVRNIYFPFDMETDTALSVAMEMVSELDITDQDVTKIADMIDDEIASLVPGWKMGLGIEESQNYGHGASFCHHCASNGSPLDYVSPNNPGTKNLQVLQCSRQGCAAVHGRFEEITYRVEGSEQCVTEGAPVVSSQSDGMQYADIWAQREGPELSSEGSREIQSDEEHESLDKSIYGKDERVINIDNQSESNARNSFAPLDDYENEIRQELRWLKAKYQMQLRELRDQQLGAKPKWLSLTPNSDSMEHSRDNKVSPSSLSTPLEGEDNDPPLKSFPCGKHFNSFFPVDTEKGCANLAYRRPHNREPVSESCSPEDMVTAKSFFTGTLLPQSLHRATSLPVDAVDF from the exons ATGAATTGCGTTACAGAGCTTGAACCAGATTATTCTGAGTTTGTTGAAGTTGATCCTACCGGTAGATATGGAAGG TACAATGAAATTCTTGGCAAAGGAGCTTCCAAGACAGT ATACAAAGCCTTCGATGAGTATGAAGGGATTGAAGTAGCCTGGAACCAGGTGAAGCTTAATGATTTCCTGCAGAGTCCTGAAGAGCTGGAGAGGCTGTACTGTGAAATTCATCTGCTCAAGACCTTGAAACACAACAACATAATGAAATTCTACACTTCCTGGGTTGATCCTGCAAACAGGAACATTAATTTTGTGACAGAGATGTTCACCTCCGGTACTCTTAGACA GTATAGGCTAAAACACAGGAGAGTTAACATCAGAGCTGTGAAGCATTGGTGCAGGCAGATCTTAAGGGGGCTGCTCTACCTCCACAACCATAAACCCCCTGTTATCCACAGAGATCTCAAGTGTGACAACATTTTTGTCAATGGCAACCAAGGGGAAGTCAAGATTGGTGATCTGGGGCTGGCTGCAATTCTTCGGAAATCCCATGCAGCTCACTGTGTTGGTAAGTTTGTA attgtttttttttccttctcgaCTTTTTCCCTCTCAGGAACACCAGAGTTCATGGCCCCAGAAGTGTATGAAGAGGAGTACAATGAATTAGTTGACATCTATTCTTTTGGAATGTGCATCTTGGAAATGGTTACCTTTGAATATCCATACAGTGAATGCACCCACCCCGCTCAGATCTACAAGAAAGTTATCTCC GGTAAAAAACCAGATGCCCTTTACAAAGTGAAGGATCCTGAGGTGCGGCAATTTGTCGAAAAATGCTTAGCCACGGTGACTCTTAGGCTTTCTGCCAGGGAGCTTCTGAAGGACCCTTTTCTCCAAAGTGATGACTATGGGTCTGATTTGAGGCCAATAGAGTACCAGAGAGATTTGGGTGAAGTTGGCCCTCTCCCGAGACTACCTCACTATGGCATTCATCATAGTTACAGCTCTTTGATGAACGAGTATTCGGGCTATCCCGACTTTGAACCAGAGAATGGCTTAGATTGCCACCCAGTTGagtttgaaagaaatgaaattgatctcttcactTATCAAGAGGATGAGGATTTGGAAAATGTTGATATCTCCATCGAAGGGAGAAAGAGAGATGATCATGGAATCTTTCTAAGGCTCAGAATTTCAGATAAAGAAG GTCGGGTTCGGAACATTTACTTCCCTTTTGATATGGAGACTGACACAGCACTGAGTGTTGCAATGGAAATGGTTTCTGAGCTGGATATTACCGACCAAGATGTGACTAAGATAGCAGATAtgatagatgatgagattgctaGCCTGGTACCGGGTTGGAAGATGGGGCTTGGCATAGAGGAGAGCCAGAATTATGGCCATGGTGCAAGTTTCTGTCACCATTGTGCTTCAAACGGTTCCCCTTTAGATTACGTGTCACCAAATAACCCGGGCACCAAAAATTTGCAAGTTCTTCAATGTTCAAGACAGGGATGTGCTGCTGTGCATGGCCGCTTTGAAGAGATCACTTACCGAGTTGAAGGGTCTGAACAATGTGTTACAGAAGGTGCCCCAGTTGTTTCTAGCCAATCTGATGGAATGCAGTATGCTGATATTTGGGCTCAACGAGAGGGACCTGAATTAAGTTCAGAGGGGTCCAGGGAGATCCAATCTGATGAAGAGCATGAATCATTAGACAAATCAATCTATGGAAAGGATGAGAGAGTCATAAATATCGATAACCAAAGTGAATCCAATGCAAGGAACTCTTTTGCTCCCCTGGACGATTATGAGAATGAGATCAGGCAGGAATTGAGATGGCTGAAAGCAAAGTACCAAATGCAGCTGAGGGAGCTTAGAGATCAACAGTTAGGAGCCAAACCAAAATGGCTGAGTCTAACCCCAAATTCAGATAGCATGGAACACAGTAGAGATAACAAGGTTTCACCTTCTTCACTCTCAACCCCACTGGAGGGAGAGGACAATGATCCTCCCTTGAAATCTTTTCCCTGTGGGAAGcattttaactcattttttccTGTTGATACTGAAAAGGGATGTGCCAATTTAGCATATCGAAGGCCCCATAATCGTGAGCCAGTGAGCGAATCCTGCAGCCCTGAGGACATGGTAACTGCCAAGAGTTTCTTTACAGGGACTTTGCTACCACAATCTCTTCACAGGGCAACTTCTCTTCCAGTTGATGCTGTAGACTTTTGA
- the LOC117914736 gene encoding probable serine/threonine-protein kinase WNK9 isoform X1, with protein MNCVTELEPDYSEFVEVDPTGRYGRYNEILGKGASKTVYKAFDEYEGIEVAWNQVKLNDFLQSPEELERLYCEIHLLKTLKHNNIMKFYTSWVDPANRNINFVTEMFTSGTLRQYRLKHRRVNIRAVKHWCRQILRGLLYLHNHKPPVIHRDLKCDNIFVNGNQGEVKIGDLGLAAILRKSHAAHCVGTPEFMAPEVYEEEYNELVDIYSFGMCILEMVTFEYPYSECTHPAQIYKKVISGKKPDALYKVKDPEVRQFVEKCLATVTLRLSARELLKDPFLQSDDYGSDLRPIEYQRDLGEVGPLPRLPHYGIHHSYSSLMNEYSGYPDFEPENGLDCHPVEFERNEIDLFTYQEDEDLENVDISIEGRKRDDHGIFLRLRISDKEGRVRNIYFPFDMETDTALSVAMEMVSELDITDQDVTKIADMIDDEIASLVPGWKMGLGIEESQNYGHGASFCHHCASNGSPLDYVSPNNPGTKNLQVLQCSRQGCAAVHGRFEEITYRVEGSEQCVTEGAPVVSSQSDGMQYADIWAQREGPELSSEGSREIQSDEEHESLDKSIYGKDERVINIDNQSESNARNSFAPLDDYENEIRQELRWLKAKYQMQLRELRDQQLGAKPKWLSLTPNSDSMEHSRDNKVSPSSLSTPLEGEDNDPPLKSFPCGKHFNSFFPVDTEKGCANLAYRRPHNREPVSESCSPEDMVTAKSFFTGTLLPQSLHRATSLPVDAVDF; from the exons ATGAATTGCGTTACAGAGCTTGAACCAGATTATTCTGAGTTTGTTGAAGTTGATCCTACCGGTAGATATGGAAGG TACAATGAAATTCTTGGCAAAGGAGCTTCCAAGACAGT ATACAAAGCCTTCGATGAGTATGAAGGGATTGAAGTAGCCTGGAACCAGGTGAAGCTTAATGATTTCCTGCAGAGTCCTGAAGAGCTGGAGAGGCTGTACTGTGAAATTCATCTGCTCAAGACCTTGAAACACAACAACATAATGAAATTCTACACTTCCTGGGTTGATCCTGCAAACAGGAACATTAATTTTGTGACAGAGATGTTCACCTCCGGTACTCTTAGACA GTATAGGCTAAAACACAGGAGAGTTAACATCAGAGCTGTGAAGCATTGGTGCAGGCAGATCTTAAGGGGGCTGCTCTACCTCCACAACCATAAACCCCCTGTTATCCACAGAGATCTCAAGTGTGACAACATTTTTGTCAATGGCAACCAAGGGGAAGTCAAGATTGGTGATCTGGGGCTGGCTGCAATTCTTCGGAAATCCCATGCAGCTCACTGTGTTG GAACACCAGAGTTCATGGCCCCAGAAGTGTATGAAGAGGAGTACAATGAATTAGTTGACATCTATTCTTTTGGAATGTGCATCTTGGAAATGGTTACCTTTGAATATCCATACAGTGAATGCACCCACCCCGCTCAGATCTACAAGAAAGTTATCTCC GGTAAAAAACCAGATGCCCTTTACAAAGTGAAGGATCCTGAGGTGCGGCAATTTGTCGAAAAATGCTTAGCCACGGTGACTCTTAGGCTTTCTGCCAGGGAGCTTCTGAAGGACCCTTTTCTCCAAAGTGATGACTATGGGTCTGATTTGAGGCCAATAGAGTACCAGAGAGATTTGGGTGAAGTTGGCCCTCTCCCGAGACTACCTCACTATGGCATTCATCATAGTTACAGCTCTTTGATGAACGAGTATTCGGGCTATCCCGACTTTGAACCAGAGAATGGCTTAGATTGCCACCCAGTTGagtttgaaagaaatgaaattgatctcttcactTATCAAGAGGATGAGGATTTGGAAAATGTTGATATCTCCATCGAAGGGAGAAAGAGAGATGATCATGGAATCTTTCTAAGGCTCAGAATTTCAGATAAAGAAG GTCGGGTTCGGAACATTTACTTCCCTTTTGATATGGAGACTGACACAGCACTGAGTGTTGCAATGGAAATGGTTTCTGAGCTGGATATTACCGACCAAGATGTGACTAAGATAGCAGATAtgatagatgatgagattgctaGCCTGGTACCGGGTTGGAAGATGGGGCTTGGCATAGAGGAGAGCCAGAATTATGGCCATGGTGCAAGTTTCTGTCACCATTGTGCTTCAAACGGTTCCCCTTTAGATTACGTGTCACCAAATAACCCGGGCACCAAAAATTTGCAAGTTCTTCAATGTTCAAGACAGGGATGTGCTGCTGTGCATGGCCGCTTTGAAGAGATCACTTACCGAGTTGAAGGGTCTGAACAATGTGTTACAGAAGGTGCCCCAGTTGTTTCTAGCCAATCTGATGGAATGCAGTATGCTGATATTTGGGCTCAACGAGAGGGACCTGAATTAAGTTCAGAGGGGTCCAGGGAGATCCAATCTGATGAAGAGCATGAATCATTAGACAAATCAATCTATGGAAAGGATGAGAGAGTCATAAATATCGATAACCAAAGTGAATCCAATGCAAGGAACTCTTTTGCTCCCCTGGACGATTATGAGAATGAGATCAGGCAGGAATTGAGATGGCTGAAAGCAAAGTACCAAATGCAGCTGAGGGAGCTTAGAGATCAACAGTTAGGAGCCAAACCAAAATGGCTGAGTCTAACCCCAAATTCAGATAGCATGGAACACAGTAGAGATAACAAGGTTTCACCTTCTTCACTCTCAACCCCACTGGAGGGAGAGGACAATGATCCTCCCTTGAAATCTTTTCCCTGTGGGAAGcattttaactcattttttccTGTTGATACTGAAAAGGGATGTGCCAATTTAGCATATCGAAGGCCCCATAATCGTGAGCCAGTGAGCGAATCCTGCAGCCCTGAGGACATGGTAACTGCCAAGAGTTTCTTTACAGGGACTTTGCTACCACAATCTCTTCACAGGGCAACTTCTCTTCCAGTTGATGCTGTAGACTTTTGA